One window of the Megalops cyprinoides isolate fMegCyp1 chromosome 2, fMegCyp1.pri, whole genome shotgun sequence genome contains the following:
- the tm2d1 gene encoding TM2 domain-containing protein 1 translates to MAASRNRNHCLQPLLGVILLCFTYCHLKMALASEIDSCENLHLGQYLCKDPKIDDATQEPDNCKDSVAWVECLPAPNVSCRLSNGTEFKFSGEEVGFNKSIPCRNVSGYSYKVAVALSLFLGWLGADRFYLGYPALGLLKFCTVGFCGIGSLVDFMLISMQIVGPSDGSSYIVDYYGARLTRLSITNETYRRTQISP, encoded by the exons ATGGCCGCCTCTAGGAACCGGAATCATTGTTTACAGCCCCTACTTGGggttattttattatgtttcacttattgtcatttgaaaatggcTCTAGCAAGTGAAATCGACAGCTGTGAGAATCTGCACTTGGGACA GTATCTTTGTAAAGACCCAAAAATAGATGATGCAACACAAGAGCCTGATAACTGCAAGGACTCAGTTGCTTGGG TGGAATGCCTGCCCGCACCCAATGTCAGCTGCCGCTTGTCCAATGGAACAGAATTTAAATTCAGTGGAGAAGAAGTTGGATTTAACAAAAGCATCCCATGTCGAAATGT GAGTGGGTACTCATACAAAGTTGCAGTGGCCCTTTCCCTCTTCCTTGGGTGGCTGGGGGCAGATCGCTTCTACCTGGGGTATCCAGCTCTAG GTCTGCTGAAGTTCTGCACAGTTGGGTTCTGTGGCATTGGCAGTCTTGTGGACTTCATGTTAATCTCCATGCAG ATTGTCGGTCCATCTGATGGCTCCAGCTACATAGTGGATTACTATGGGGCTCGACTCACACGACTTTCCATCACCAATGAGACTTACAGAAGGACACAGATTTCACCCTGA